TCCACAGGgcaaagcacaccaaagtggcctcggcgatgcaaagccgaggagtttcaaacatggttgtcagaatcgcgattcgaatcgtagaatcgtacgattctacgattcaaggaGGATCATCGATTCTGATTCAGCTAGGTGAGTCGGGGACGTAGAATCGGAACCGAATCGCGcgttgaatcgtagaatcgcagaatcgggcTGATTCTGCAATTCTACCTTCAGGCCAGATTCGGCCCAAGCCCGGGCCCAATAAGCGGGCCGAAGCCTGGACCCGAAAGCCCAAACCCGAAACCCCTCTCCCACCcgctcttcttcctcctttccTATCAGATGAAACCCTAATTTCTCCACGGAAGCTCCTTACAGAGATCGTCTCCTTCCAATTCGACCTTCGAACATTGCCTCAAATCTTCGACGAAATCTTCGATAGTTCGATCCACCTACTCGCTTCGATTGACGGTCCACCGCCTTCTTTTTTCGAGAAGCTAGCTTGTCCAAGCTTCGATTGCAGTTGCGATTATTTCCTTAGTTCCTCTGCATTTTCCAGGTATGAAAAGCATCGAGTACTTAATACTTATCGTCGAGTTTGAACTTGATGTAGCTTGAGAACAGGAGTCTGGGTTTAATATCAGATATTGGCAATTGACTGAGTGCGAATCTGTTGTGCAATTAACCCAATCACTGAAAAACAGGGGTCGGATCATCTGTTTTGAGTGTGTTCACATCCCAACCTCACATCACGGTGACACCAAAGCTTTAATTCTAAAGCAAGTCTCCAGATTCCTCCTCCATGTATGCCATGGGAGGACGGCTTTCCTcaacaaaaggaaaatatatatatatatatattttaaaaaaagtatataaagTGTATCTATCCATTATAGTTACGTAGCTTAAGTCCCTGGTGTCAGGGTACGTAATCCTGTGAAGGGAAGGACGTGTTTgatcttcctttttttcttttttctttttttgttcgTCCTGCTGCTGCTTCCTTTTTTGATGTTTTCTTTCCTCGTTCTGTTGCTTGGTAATGGTGAATGCTTGGTTGATGGCCATAGCTATGGCTCGTTCTGTTGCGTGGTAATGGTGAATGCTTGGTTGATGGCCATAGCTGTGGCTCGTTATGTTACTGAGTGAATGCTTGGTTTATGGCCACAGTTGTGGCTCATTCTGTTACTGAGTGAATGCTTGGTTGATGGCACGATCGATAGTTGCACATTTGACGGGATCGATGAGTAGTAAATTTATAAGCAATTCAAATACTCAGTTAGTTAATTTACTGGCATTGAAGGTGATCGTCCTGTTCATAGATTTAATAGCCACAGCTCGTATTCAATAGCCACAGCTCATTTCTTAATAACCACAGCTCTTATCTAATCACttttattaatccaaatttTTGCACTCTCTCAAGCCACTGTCTTAATTGATTCTCCTTCCAAGAAAATAGGAGTTGTTATATAGCCAAAGGGCTACTACCCAGGTACCTTTTCCCTAactctttccctttttctgtAACAAAATTTTTGCTGCTATTAGTCTTCATTCTAGAATGATTCGTTCTGGACTGAGTTGATCAGTTAAGCCATGTTTGTGTTAGAATTGTTAAGTGAGTGATTGTTGAGTTTGGGTTGAACAGATATGGCTTCTGCAAGTGGATCTGGGAGTGCATCGGCTAGTAATACTGGGGTAGTTGCCAAATCTAGAAAAAATACATCTGGAGTTAGAGATGATCCGGCATGGGCACACGGTTATGAAGTTCCAGGAGAAAGACTAAAGATTAAATGCAAATACTGTAATAAGATAGTTTCTGGGGGTCCTTATAGATTGAAGCATCACTTGGGATGTACCAAGATTAATGTGTCACCTTGTATTGCTGTTCCTGATGATGTTAAGAATAATATGCTCGCAATTTGTATGCATTTGGAGGATATTTCAATGAAGAAGAAACAAGCTAGTAGTTGTGGGTTGGAAAATAATGATGTTGTAGACattgataatgatgatgaaaATGTAGGAGTTGGTacaaagagaaagggaaaggaaacAACTGAAATCTCTACTTTGTTTAAGAAGAAAAGTTTGAGCATTCAAAGCAAGCAAGGACAACCAACAATTAATCAGATGATGAAAAAGGATTTAAGAGAGGATGTGTGTATGCAGATTGCTCGTTTTTTCTATACAAGTGCAATTCCATTTAATTGTGTGAAGAATCCTGAGTTTGAGAAGATGTGTCAATTGATTGGGAAGTATGGCATTGGATTGAAACCGCCATCTTATCACGAGCTTAGagataaatatttgagaaaagAAGTTGATAATACTATGTCATTGCTTGAGGAGCATAAAGCTATGTGGAGGAAGTCGGGGTGTTCCATTATGTCAGATGGATGGACTGATAAGAAGAGGAGGTCTATATGTAATTTCCTAGTGAATAGCCCCAAGGGCACAATTTTTTTGACTTCTATTGACACATCAGACATCTCTAAGACTGCAGATAAAGTGTTCAAAATGATAGATGATATAGTAGAGCAAGTTGGGGAAGAGAATGTAGTTCAAATTGTCACAGATAATGCTGCCAATTATAAGGCGGCAGGTGAGATGTTAATGGAGAAACGGAAGAAGTTATTTTGGACTCCTTGTGCAGCTCATTGCATAGATCTTATGCTGGAGGATTTGGAGAAGAAAATTAAGGTACATGAGCTGACGATAATGAAGGGTAGGAAGATCACAACCTTCATTTACTCGAGAACACTCATTATCACGATGCTAAAGCATTTCACAAAGGGTAAAGATTTGATTAGACCGGCTGTGACTCGCTTTGCTACTGCTTATCTGACTTTGGGATGCCTCTTCGATAATAGAAATGCTCTAAGGACTATGTTTGCATCCAAACAATGGAAAGGGAGTCAATTTGCAAAGTTAGAAGGTGGAAAGTATGCGGAACGTGCTGTTATGGATAACAGATTTTGGAGTAATGTTAATACATGTTTGAAGGCTGCATATCCTCTCATTAAGGTGCTCCGCATGGTGGATTCGGATGAAAAGCCTGCGATGGGCTTTATTTATAATGAGATGGAGAAAGCTAAGCAGAAGATCAAAGCAAACTTCAAAGATGATCGGAAAaggtaaaattatttataagttGCTATATGCTTAGTATTTTCTTActtattcattattatttgaaatttataagtATCTAATAATGGCCCGTTTCATGCTTTTAGCTATGATCCTGTTTGGAAAGTTATTGATGAGAGATGGGAGGTTCAACTTCATAGGCCTCTACATGCTGCTGCTTATTACCTGAACCCCCAGTTGCATTTCTCTTCTGAATTTAGAGTTGATAGAGAAGTTATGCGTGGATTATATAAGGTTATGGATCGGATGTTAGATGATGAAGAGAGGGATAAGGTTGATTTGCAGCTGGAGGAATTCAAACATGAAAGAGGGCTCTTTGGATTTTCATCTGCAAAGTCTATGAGGTTCAAGAAGACACCGGCATATTGGTGGGAGTCATATGGTGCCGATACCCTAGAGTTGCAAAGATTTAGTATAAGGATATTAAGTTTGACCTGCAGCTCTTCGGGATGTGAGCATAATTGGAGTGCTTTTGAAATGGTattttatggatttttttttaccatgtGCTACCTAGCCTTATTAgaattcattttaatatatctaCTAACTGTTTTGTTTTACTTAGGTACACACAAAGAGAAGAAATCGGTTGCATCAAAAGAAGATGAATGATTTAGTATTTGTGATGTACAATTTGAAGTTAAAAGATAAGAAGATCAGGAAGCAAGTTGATCTTCAAGTGGATGACATTTCTTCCGATGATGAATGGATTGTCGAAGAGGAGACAGAGAATACCGCAGCTTTAAGCCATAATTTTAACTTGCGTTCTCTTGGTCGTGGGAATGACGGTGATGAAGAGAGTGAAGATAATCAAATTGGCGATGCAGATGCAGAGAATATGCGCACACAAGAGCATGGCACGGTTGATGACTTGGAGCTTCCTGAAGAAAATGAGTTTGATAATTTGTATGATGATGACGTAGGTGATTATGACAATTTGGATGAGATTTGATatgctttttcattttatgttaTGAGTTATGATATATGttgttaactttttatttcggGATATTGAGTTATGATTTGGATTTTGAACCttgaatttcgataatttgtaacggtattttgtgtttttataacttattgttgatttgttggtttgtgtttttattttaatgaacaagaattaattttttttgctcagaaaagtatgttacatatatgtatattgttatttttttaattacaggtagaatcttacgattcacgattcgaatcgcgattcacgaTTTTACGACCgtcgaccgattctaggtagaatcgcgattctgacaaccttggtTTCAAACAAAGTCACGGGGCACATAACAAGCCctagctgcaagaaaaaaatagagcgaaaagaagcgaaAAAAACCCGCcattgaagagagagagagagaaaagacgcgggaaaaacctgtcaatgaacaaaacaaggcatcGCCGAGATATGAAACTCTGGCACCGCCAAtttgaagaaatcaacaaaccccgacaaaaaggagAGCAGTAgatgcaactcctcgacggagatagaacgcaacgcactcggaggttgaatccttcgaacccttcgcccttgcaaactcgagagacaagaATCGAgtccgctaggtcgaaaatcCCTCTGgacgacctaggcaaaagttagggcaagagagaggcaCAACTGAAAATTCCGAGGCAGGCgattgtggcaaaaggagagttcatcccctttaggttgagaggtacggccccaaGGTGGGTGACCATagaaaaaggagagtaaaacgagagataaaaaaaacagtcaccctaggttctcgcacactgcgcagACCAGgaatccccaagggaaatggccaagTTGTCTACTCCAACGCAATCCCTGATCAGCTCTCCTACACAACTCGATTTTCCAAgacggattcttcttcaagcacagtaGGCAACCGAGCATGCCGTCCGAGCAGTTTAGCGCAGCCTACACAAGAGCATGACGGAAAAGAGGGGGGTACACATCGCTGtaggcgtgaactcgtgtatccttttagcttggggcaacgtgctccccaataTTTCTCTATTCTCCTTGTCATTTatataactccaaatgggttacagccacccttcaatcagctaccacaaagccaaaatcctagacactTCTTTTCGGGGGTCTAGTCATGACACTCTAGAAAATGACTAAACCatagtctgaccaaatctaaACGGAATTCCCCAtacgggttacaaatgcaacCACCTTACAACACCTTGAcaagaagggtcctaagccgatGGGCGTGTCGAACAAATTGATAGAGCCGTTGGGGTATcattgagaacgtctcgatacaCCCATACATGGCCAAGAGTCTCGGGAGACCTCGCATCAATGCCGACTTGCACTGTTAAAGCAAAAGGTCTTCACGGGGTCACTCagacgacccgaaactgaaaaTCCAACGTCACAACGGCGCCATTTTCATAACCTTCGTGTGCCTATATGTCATAGTAACTCACCAATGATTTACTGATGATGTTAGGACTATAAGCACTACAAGcagcaagaactacggcggactctAATTCCCGATCCGTTagggtacgtaggcgctccaccccagagctcgagtctcatATCACaagactggggcatccccaaTGAACAAGCAATCGCCCCAGCAGTGAGATTGGCCTCTAGCAAATCAATGCCCTTATGGCAACAAAGCTGATGCCAACGTCCAACAAATTCTCAATCGTGCGACAAATGGCAAGCGACGCCTACCACCGCGTTCTTGCTGCACAACCTGAACTCAAGCCcaacaaatcaaaatcacCTCTTTCAGCATTCCGCGCTAATCACTAACATTGGCTTTTACTTCTGCATTCCCTGCATCTTCACATTATgcccacatttactgtttttcgaatttcgtgtccacctttactgctttccggattttGTGTCGAGGACTTAATGTCCACGTTTACTACTTTAagaacttcgtgtccacatttactgttttccggacttcgtgtccacctttactactttccggactttgtgtccatctttactgctttccggacttcgtgtccacctttactgcttttcgaacttcgtgtccatctttattgctttccggacttcgtgttcatctttattactttttggacttggtgtccaggacttcgtgttcacctttactgctttgcggacttcgcgtccaaatttattgctttcaggacttcgtgtccacatttacagcttttaggacttcgcgtccacatttactgctttccgaacttcacgttcacatttactgcttttcggacttcgtgtccacatttactgctttcaggacttcgcgtccatgtttaccgctttccggacttcgcgtccacatttactgctttcaagacttcgcgtTCACGTTTACTAccttttggacttcgcgtccacatttactgcttttcaaacttcgtgtccgcatttactgctttctggatttcgcgtccacattcaatgctttctggacttcgtgtccgcatttactgctttctgcacttcgcgtccacatttactgcttttcagacttcgcgtccacatttactgcattctgGAATTCATGTCAACGGACTTCGCGCCCatgtttactgctttttggacttcgcgtccacattcactgctttcaggactccgcatccgcatttactgtttttcggacttcgcgtccacatctacgactttccgaacttcgcattcacatttactgcttttcgaattttgcgtctacatttactgctttccgaatgtcacgtccacatttactgcattcatgagcttcggcctcgcatttaccgCTCTCGCGGGCTTTGACCTCGCATTTATAGCTTTCATGGGttttggccccgcatttaccgctttcacaggctttggccccgcatttacAATATTATGGGCGTCGACCCTGCATTTACCACTTTGAGTTACAAATTCACACTTTCTCATTTCCTTGCCATGATTCCTCTATCTTTCCCTCACAATAGGCCTGCACACTCGCACGGTTTTCTCCCATACATCCAAAACAGGAGAACAAGCGGCTATGGGGGAGGCCGAAGCAGTCATCGGGACCAGACGAGGTGTTTTTCACAGTCTTTGACTGcaccctctatccgagcacgcagccaaagaggggcaagctatcAGTActccattttggtccatcggctccagaggggcaaaatcgtcactTCGTTACTCGcatgagggaagtattttcgGTTAATTACTCCAGCATTCACGACTCCTGGAAATGAggaattttcctaatttaacaccaattttataatttttcaaaaataatactatttgggaCATATTTGGATTTTGCGTACATCGAcgttaattttcaaaattcgggacgAAAACTCTAGACCgaaaattttacaatattgatcaatgaatttttttgaacACAATGGTGTTCTCGGATCATTTTTTTGACATCCAATTGAGAAGACGAGAATTTTACTGTTTATGCGCATTAATTTCaaatcttttgaaaaaaaaaattgtggcaACAGTTAGATCTCGTCAGACCGTTGCCCTTGCCcttctccttttctctttccCGCCATTGCcttattctttttccttcctccttcctttttcatttttttttcttcttcatttccCCTTGCAACCCTTCTGACTGAACTTGCAACCCGtccttctccttccttcttctcctttctctTGTCTTCTTTGTAGGAATTGACGCCTACACACGCCACCTCTACGCACTCGCGACCTCTGCTACCCCCGACTTCTCACGAAACCCTCGGCTCGACCTCCCGTCCGGACCGACTCCAGGCATGCAACCAGCTCCCACACCCCTCTCTTCTCCTTTGACAACCCGAACCCGAAACGACAGTTCACCGACCCTTTCTCTTCTCCATTTCGTCACGGCAACGACTCAACTCCcacactctctctccctcAGCTGAATTTTCCCTCAGCTCGCCCAGTCCTCTCACAGCTCCCATtccttttgaaaaaaaaaatccctcgACTCACGCTTTTCCTCTAGCTCCAGATCCCTCACTCACTCTCGGCCCCAATCCCGACTTTCTCACGGACGAACAGAGGACCCTATACGACTCCTCCCGCATGCTCTCGGCTCACGCCCATCACCCTCTTGTCATCACCTTCCTGTTATCCCCTCTCCACTCCCCCTCCACGTCTCATCTGAGCCATCTCATCTCCACCACGCTCTGGGAGCTCCTGCGGGTCGCGTGCAGCCACACCACGGCGCCAGATGTAGCCCAacccttctcttcctctttcgGTTCCATTTTGCTCTCACGGGTTCTTGTGTGTTTTGCGGGATAGGTCGAATTCTCGGCGCCCACAGGTCGGTTGTTGCGTTGCCCAGGAACCCTTGGAGAGTCCAGAGCCTCCCTTAGCAGACGCGGAGAAGCTGTCCGAGCAACCCAGGCCGATTTTCTTCCCCCCAGACGTTGCTCCATTCAATCGGGTCTATCGTGACCCATTTGGATATCCGGCCCAGCAACTCAGTCCGGTCCAACAGCCCAGTCTGGCCCAGCAGCCCAATCCGGTCCCTAAcggccc
The sequence above is drawn from the Punica granatum isolate Tunisia-2019 chromosome 5, ASM765513v2, whole genome shotgun sequence genome and encodes:
- the LOC116209015 gene encoding uncharacterized protein LOC116209015: MASASGSGSASASNTGVVAKSRKNTSGVRDDPAWAHGYEVPGERLKIKCKYCNKIVSGGPYRLKHHLGCTKINVSPCIAVPDDVKNNMLAICMHLEDISMKKKQASSCGLENNDVVDIDNDDENVGVGTKRKGKETTEISTLFKKKSLSIQSKQGQPTINQMMKKDLREDVCMQIARFFYTSAIPFNCVKNPEFEKMCQLIGKYGIGLKPPSYHELRDKYLRKEVDNTMSLLEEHKAMWRKSGCSIMSDGWTDKKRRSICNFLVNSPKGTIFLTSIDTSDISKTADKVFKMIDDIVEQVGEENVVQIVTDNAANYKAAGEMLMEKRKKLFWTPCAAHCIDLMLEDLEKKIKVHELTIMKGRKITTFIYSRTLIITMLKHFTKGKDLIRPAVTRFATAYLTLGCLFDNRNALRTMFASKQWKGSQFAKLEGGKYAERAVMDNRFWSNVNTCLKAAYPLIKVLRMVDSDEKPAMGFIYNEMEKAKQKIKANFKDDRKSYDPVWKVIDERWEVQLHRPLHAAAYYLNPQLHFSSEFRVDREVMRGLYKVMDRMLDDEERDKVDLQLEEFKHERGLFGFSSAKSMRFKKTPAYWWESYGADTLDSSGCEHNWSAFEMVHTKRRNRLHQKKMNDLVFVMYNLKLKDKKIRKQVDLQVDDISSDDEWIVEEETENTAALSHNFNLRSLGRGNDGDEESEDNQIGDADAENMRTQEHGTVDDLELPEENEFDNLYDDDVGDYDNLDEI